Within Scyliorhinus torazame isolate Kashiwa2021f chromosome 9, sScyTor2.1, whole genome shotgun sequence, the genomic segment TCTTTTTGATGTTATGAATCCTGCAGTATCCCGTCCTCGTTTTAAAAGTGTTATTGACGCCCATTCTCATATACAAGCCCATTTTGCTATATACCGCAATGATACTGAGAAAATATTGAAAAATGTATTTCATCACACCGGCTCCTTCCGTGTCATGTGACTGTGTATTCCGTTCTGTCTGTGCAGGGTAACTGAGTACTCAAATCCGTTCATGCAATGTGGCAGTGTATCCAGGCCCGTTTGTGCTAGGTAACTGTGTACCTGGGTCCATCCCTGCTGGGTGACTATGTACTGGGTCAATTTGTACAGGGTGACTGCGTACCCAGGTCTGTTTGTGCAAGGCATGCCTAGTCAAAGGGGGGCATTATTTGgccagctggcgccatgttgcatggcatggCAGATGCAGGCCGccgtcatgcgcatgcgcggccacggacccggcaattctccgatcgCATCTGCAGCTAAAGCCGGGGCTCTatgctgtgtgcctgctagccccacgagacggaggatcggtgcagcttttgcaccattttttgggcgtaaaacgccactgttctcacgccggcgtcagcacatagtctcccaaacggagaatccaacccccttcATTTGAAACAAGTAGATCGAATTAAAATAGGAGAATCACAAAATGCATTAAGCAGTCTGCTGAATAAAACATACCATGTCGATTAAACTCCCATGAGACCAATTCAGGCTGAACAGCAGGTACGTTCTCACATTTCTGGTCATTATATACATGTTTGTACATTTTTATATAGAGCATGAATAGACTCAGCTACTGATGTACATTATATAGAGCATGAATAGACTCAGCTACTGATGTACATTATATAGAGCATGAATAGACTCAGCTACTGATGTACATTATATAGAGCATGAATAGACTCAGCTACTGATGTACATTATATAGAGCATGAATAGACTCAGCTACTGATGCCGACAAATAAAGATTGAATAATTCTGCCAAAATAAAGAAAATAAAAATGAATTATACAAAGGGCATCTAATTCAAACAACATTGCAGGTTAATGGATTTTGTGAAATATTGTTGCATAATGCCATTCTTCACCTCTATGAATTAAATTATTAATTTCATCTACAATACCTGGAGCTCCTTTAGTCAGAAAAGTGGAATTTCTCCTGACTCAATAGTCTTTCAGTCCAGGACACAGTTTGATTCTCTCTAGGCACAATTATGTTTATGGTTGTGTTGACAAAAATTAGTTTGATCATTCTTATTACCTTTGAGCAAGTTCAACAGTGCTATGGTATAGTTTACGACTGTAGAAGTCAGCAACTAGGTGACCTTGAGCATAAACATTTCCTCTGCTTGATGCTTCCTTCAGGCAAACCCAAGCTGAGTATTTATCCTTCCGGATACCATGTCCAGTGAGGTACAGTAAACCCAATACACCCTGAGATTCTAGACTTCCATTGCCACAGGCTTCAGAATGCCAAAAGAATGCCTAGAAAAGGGAAGCACACAAGAATGATACACTCGTTAGCACAAAATACTACGGTATGAGGCTGAACAGTAATAACATTTATGGGCAGGTCAGGCTATGAAAACTGCAGCCTTTACATACACATGCTTGTCATTCAGGTTTAGACATTACAGTTCTGATTATATATTTCAATTAAGTCAGTGGTTTCTACTGAATgtctttgattttaaaaaaaattattttcttgaAATATTTTCAAAATCTTGATTAATTTTTAAAAGCAGGGATTTTCTACTGCAGTGAATCCCTCATTGAGTGGGTGGAGGGGAAGGTTTCCTCCTCATTATTGTATTCTGAACTCTGAATACTTTTCTGGGATATTGTCAATGGCTAGGATGGGAAATGGTAATTAGAATGCATGGAAGCTCATGTCGAGTATGAACACTGGTTTAGGCTCATTGGATCAATGGTCAGTTTGTGTGCTGTAGATCCTATGTGCCACACATATCAAAAAATCATGGGCCGCCTGCCCAAAATATTTAATACATGGAAATCAGAGCAGAAAATTGTGCACCAGCAATACATGTAATGTAACTTTAGTGCAATCAATGTTAAACatagtttatttaaaaataaatttaaaaaatatttatagCATTTTATAATTGTGTATTTATTTGTGTGCCTAGGCAAGCGTTCACTTATGTTGGTGAGTGTTGGACAGTGTCATAAGGCAGAAAGTTTGGGGTGGGCATGGTATTTATGTGGGAAATGATATTCAAAGATACATGTTGAAATTTGTTATTTGAGTGTGAAATTTAATGTGTGTCTAATTGAAGGGAAGGTTGGGGAATTTGGATTGAGTGGTGGGGCCAACTTTAAACATTAAAGGAAGTAGCAGAAAGAAAGAATGGAGTTACAGGAAGGTTGCTG encodes:
- the LOC140429202 gene encoding LRP2-binding protein-like isoform X2 encodes the protein MNRIINSDDTRARRLKFAAFYNLGRASFEGFGLQQSDKEAERLWLIAADDGNPKASVKAQTILGLFYCRPESQDLQKAFFWHSEACGNGSLESQGVLGLLYLTGHGIRKDKYSAWVCLKEASSRGNVYAQGHLVADFYSRKLYHSTVELAQRIIQSLFVGISS